GTTTATGATATTTTATCTAGCAGCGAGGAGTATGCGAAAAATCTTGGTCAAAGTTTAATTAATCTTCATTCTAGGATAAGGAAATGCAAGAATTGTTATAATTTTACTGAGGGAGAATTTTGTGACATTTGTATAGATTTAAATAGAAATAGAGGCTTGATTTGTGTTGTGGAAACACCACAAGACTTGGAAGTTATTGAGTCTACCAGAGAGTACGATGGGGTCTATTTTGTGCTTCATGGACACCTTGATCCTTTAAAAGACATTGGTCCTGGTAAACTAAATCTTGATAAATTGGCAGGATATGCCAGAGGACTTGGGGCACTGGAGGTGGTTGTTGCTACAGAGTTTAGTATTGAGGGAGATGTAACAGCCAATTATATTAAGAGTATTTTAAAGGATTTAGATATTAATGTTACAAGAATAGCTTCTGGGCTTCCTGTTGGAGGAAGTGTTAGTAGTTCAGACAAAGTTACTACTCTTAGGGCATTTCGGCTAAGACTTAAAATATAAATGGTGATTTATTGTCAGGATGGCGAATGGGTTTGATGTGTAGTAGCAATCGTTATTAATTAATTAGTTTAATTTATGATTTTAAGGATAAGTTTTACTTATGGTGGTCTTTATTTTATTGTAAGGCATATTACTTGAAATATAATGGAATATTCATGTGAGTTGTTTTATCCTGTTGTTAGTCTTTATAATGTATGCGTCTTGAAACGGGTATTTATTAACAAGGTTAATTATAATTTGTAATTGGCTTGACTTGTATTTTAAAATGAGGAGGTTTTTGTGTCTAGTTTAATACAAAAGACTTTATGTATTATTAAGCCCGATGGTGTTAGAAGAGGTTTAATTGGTAGTGTAATTGCTAGGTTAGAGAGATCGGGGTTAAAAATTGTAGCTACTAAGATGGTTTTAGCTAATAGGAAAATGGCAGAGGAACATTATTTGTATGATGATATTGCTGCAAGGCATGGAGAAATTGTTTGGCAGTCTTTAATTGATTTTATAATGAGTTCTCCGGTGTTTGCGTTTGTGGTTGAAGGCGTTGAATCTATTGAAGTTGTCAGAAAGCTTTGTGGTTCTACAGAGCCAAAAACGGCTTCCCCTGGTACAATAAGGGGTGATTTTTCCTATCATAGTTTTAACTATGCAAATGAGAAAAAGTTTTCAATTTATAATGTCATTCATGCTGCAGCTAATGTTGAAGATGCTCTTCGTGAGATACCGATTTGGTTTAAAGAAAATGAAATTTTTGCTTATAAAAGGAACGATGAGATTGAACATTATTATGATTAATTTTTGATGTTTGGGTAGAAAACATTTAGGCTAAGTCAGTGATAAATAATTTATTTAGAAACTGTCCAAGGCAGTATTTCTCTTTTTAATCATATTGAACTGTTTTTGATAAACGCTAGCTTTTTGAGTTTAAAGTTTTAATTTTTATGGGATTGATGCAAGGTTATTATGAGTTTGTTAAATAATAAAAATTTAATTTATTCGATTTAAGTAGCGTGTTGTATGTAAAATAAGTTTTATGATGGATCTTGAGAAATATTTTGTTGTGATTCTTGGGTTTTTTCTGGGGGCAGATTAAAGAATCTTAGCATCAATGGAAGCCTTGACAATTTAAAAATATAGGGTTTTTAGGTTTGATGATGTAGAATGTGATTACCTAAATTTGGTTAGTGAGGTTTGTTTCAAGATTTTAATGTTTACTTGTTTCGTTGAGGGAACTATGGAGAGTTTTGTAAATTTGTCCAGGGTGTTCTTGTGAAGAGATTTGATCCTCTCTCCTTTTTATTGTCTTTGTTTCTTGTAGGCTGTACTTTTGATTACAATGAGTACTCTAGTAGGTCAGAAGCTGTTAAGGGGACTCCTTCAATACAGATATTGGGGATTAGTTATCACAACATTGTGGGTGGGAAGAAACAAACGGTGCTGGAATCTTTAAGTTTTAATTATTTTCATGATTATAAAATTTATGAGGTGAAGAATGGACGGTTTTTGTATCATTCTTTGGATAATAAAATCTCAGGTAAATTTAATAAACTAGAAGGGTCTCATGTCACTAAAAACTTAGATATGAAAGATTCTGTGGAGTTGAAAATAGAAGACACGAACAATTATTATTTAATTAATACCAATAGACTTTTATGGAGAGATAATGACAAGAAAATGCTTTCACCACCAAATGAGATAGTGTTAATCAGGTTTGATGATAGCAGTATAAAAGGAAAGGGGTTTTCATACTTTTTAAATCATAATCATTTTTATTTTTACTCTGGTATGGAAGGGCTAGTAAGATGAAAAGTGCTGTTATTTTCTTAATTTTTATGTCTTTGTTTAGCAGCTATGCTCAAGATAAAAAGAGGCTTGACGAAACTAAAATAGAAAACAGTTCACAAAAACAAAAGAAGAGTAGCTTTACTTTCAAAGCGGATTTCTCCCAGGGGGTTATGTCTTCTCTTTACAGGAGAGTTGTTCTTAAGGGAAATCCTGAGGTGATTTCATCTGATTTTAAACTTAGGGCTGATGAGATTGAAATTTATGGGGAGGGTAGCTCTTATATTGAGGCGCGTGGAAGTGTGTATTATGAAGATTACAAAAATAAAATGAACGTCAAGGCACAATTTTTATTCTTTAATAGGAAATTGGATAATTTCTATCTTCAAAGAGACGTTGAACTTGAGGATTTGGAAAATGAACTTGTTGTTAAGGCTGAAAGGCTAGAGGGAGGACATAAATCAAACATTTATGTTATGCAGTATTCTGTTAGGATATATAAAGGAGATACTTTTGCAAGAGCCGAGAATGGCATTTATAATAAAGAAGAAAAAGAAATTGTTCTTGAAGGGGTTCCTGTTATTTATCAAGATGATAATTATTATTCTGCGGCAAGAATAATTTTTAATACTGAGACTAATAAATATAATCTTGAAGGGCGTGTTGAGGGTAGGTTTACCCAGATAGAAGAAGATGTTTCTGAAGAAAAGAGATAAAATAAAATCGGTAAAGGCAAGGCTTAATGTTGGCTGTGTTAATGATGTAGTTCTTAAGGCAGATAATATTGTTAAGAAGTACGGAGAGAAAGTAGCCGTTGGTGGTGTTACTATTGATATTCACCGAGGTGAGGTTGTGGGTTTACTTGGCCCAAATGGAGCCGGTAAGACTACTACCTTTTATACTATTGTTGGGTTTATTAAGTCTAATAGTGGGCGTGTATTGATAAATAATTATGATGTTTCTGGTCTTAATATGTATGAGCGGGCTCGGATAGGGATTGTATATCTGCCCCAAGAGCCTTCTATTTTCAGGGAGCTTACGGTGGAAGATAATATTTTAGTTGCGCTTGAGAGGAGAGAAGACTTGTCTCAAGCTGAGCGTAAGATTGAGCTTGTAAATTTGCTTAAAGAATTTGAGATAAAGAGAATACAACATCAAAAGGCCTATACTCTTTCTGGTGGAGAGAGAAGGAGAGCGGAAATAGCTAGGGCTTTAGCGGTTAACCCATATTTTTTATTGCTTGATGAACCTTTCGCAGGTATTGATCCTATTGCGATTGGTGATATAAAGAACATAATAAGGGTTTTGAAAAGTAAAAATATTGGTGTTTTAATTACGGATCATAATGTAAGAGATGCTTTTGATATAATAGACAGGGCTTACATTATTTACCAGGGTCAGGTGCTTGATGAGGGGAATGTTTCCTATATCGTAAATAGTGAAAAGGCTAAAAAGCTTTATCTTGGTGAAGAGTTTAGACTATGAGGGTAATTGAGAAGGATCTTCATTACGAGTTTGAATTGGATCCTAGATTTAAATTAATCTATACCAAGCAACCCTTTGATTTAAGTGTTAAAAGCATCAGTAGTGATAAGTTGGGTTTTATTCCCAGGGGCAAGAAAATAAAGTATCTGAAACAATTGCATACAAATATTGTGCATGAAGTTTTTGATGATTTTGTTAATTTTCAGGTGGGCGATGGGCTTGTTTCTTCTTCGTATAATGTTGCTCTTCTTGCTTACTATGCAGATTGTCTTCCGATATATTGTTTTGATAGCGTGAAAAAATATATCGGGCTTATTCACAGTGGATACAGGGGGAGTTTTAAACTTATTATCCTTAAGATGTTGCTTATGTTTGAGAAAATGGGATCAAATTTTGGAGATTTAAGAGTTGTATTTGGCCCTTATAATAAGGCATGTTGTTATGAAATTTCTTCAGAATTTTTAGTAAAGGTAAAATCAAAATTTAGTAAGAAGTTGCTAGATGTATCTTTTTGTAGGAGAAATGATAGAATCTACTTTGATAATGGTGATTTTAACTTAGAGTTAGTTTCTGGCTTTAATTTAGATATTAAGGATTCAGGGCTTTGTACCTATTGTGGGCATAATCTTTATTCTCATAGGAAACACAAAAGTGGGAGAAGTTATGCTGCAATTTGGAGAGTTTAGTTTTGAACGTTAAAGATTTAGCATTCAAGTTGGATGATATGTTTCGGGTAAAGGATTTTAAGGATATTGACAAGGGTCTTAACGGTCTTCAGGTGGGTAATTTGGAGACCGGGGTTAGCAGGATTGCTTTTGCTGTTGATGCAAGTATGATGACTTTAAAAGAAGCTAGGGATTATGATTTTTTAATAACTCACCACGGTATTTTTTGGTCGAAATCTGAGAGAATTGTCTCTGTGATGTATGAAAAGATTAAGTATCTTATTGAAAACGAGATAGCTCTTTACTCTGTGCATTTACCGATGGATGCACATCCTATCTATTCTCATAGCAAGGTGTTTTCCGATTTTTTGGGGCTTGAAGATTCTATTCCGTTTGCAAATTATAGGGGAGCTGATTTAGGTGTTATTTCCGTTGCTAACTCTAATTTCTCTGATATCCTCAACAAGATTAGGGTACACAATAAACATATTCTTTATTACAAAGAATTTAAGGAATATGTTTGTAAAGTAGCTATTGTTAGTGGTTCTGGGTATTCTTTTTTTGAGGAAGCCCTGGGACATGGCGTTGATTTATTCATAACAGGAGACACTTCTCATCAAATATATTCTTTAGCTGAAGAATGTGGCGTGAATTTAATATTTGCGGGTCATTATTTTACTGAAACATTTGGTTTGATAAAATTAATGGAGTATTTTAGGAGTTATGCAGAATTGCAAGTTAAGTTTATTGATAAAGACACCAGTTTGTGAGGGTTTTGTATGGGTATGAGTAGAACCAGATTGATTAATAGTTATGTATTTATTTCTGTTTTAGTTTTTTTTGATCAATTATCTAAGTATTTAATTGTTCAATACGTTGAACTTGGATCCGAATATTTATCTATTTTTGGAGATTTTTTAAAAATAATACACGTTAGGAATACTGGGATTCTATTTTCAATAGGATCTAGTATGGATAATAATTTGAAGAATTTATTTTTTCTTGTTCTTCCTATTGTTGTTTTAATTTTTGTTTTTTATTTTTCCTTAAACGAAAAAAATGGCATGATTAGGGTTTCGCTTTTATTGATTTTATCTGGTGGGATTGGAAATATTATTGATAGATTGTGTAGACCGTTAGGAGTTGTAGATTTTCTGGATGTAAAATTTTTTGGTATTTTTGGACTCCAGAGATGGCCAACTTTTAACTTTGCAGACAGCTATGTTGTCATAGGTATAGGGTTATTTGCAATTTGTGATTTATTTATAAAGAATAGAAAGAATTAACCTATGAAGATTTTCTGTTTTATTTTGTGTTCATTGACTAATTTGTCTTTAATGCTTTTGGTTTTTTTTCTAGAGTTTGTTTTTGTAGCCAAACTTAATATCATCGTTTCTCCTTTTTTTCAGTTCATTTTAGTTTTATTGATGATTGTTATTTCAATTACCATAAGCTATTTTTTATCAAACGTTATTGCAAAAAGTATTATTTCTAAGTTTTTCAATCTAGATAAATAAAGAGAGAGGTTTTAGTGGCTTTGCGAGTTTTAATTGCCGGGGAGGTTGTAGGCAAGCCTGGTATTATTGTTATAAAAGAGTTTTTGTCTACTTTTAAAAAGAACAAAAAAATTGATTTTGTAGTATCTGGTAATAATTTTACTACCGGATTTAGAGGACTTTGTAAGCGTCATGTTTTTCTGTTAAGAAAGTATGGTGTTGATGTCTTAACTTTAGGAGAGAATGCATTCGCAAGGTCTGCTTTGGGTGGTGAGCTTGACAAATATAGTTTTGTTTTAAAGCCTCTAAATTATCCTGCTAGATTGAAGGGTTACTCTTACTTTGTTTACAACGTTAGTGGCATTAAAGTTGCTGTGGTTAGACTTGTCGGACAGACTGGTGTTATGAAACATAACTTTAATAATCCTTTTTTTGCCTTTGATTACCTTTATGAAAAAATAAAATTGCATACAAGCAACATAATCGTACTTTTTGATTCAAACACAACGGCTGAAACCAATGCTATGTTTTTTTATTTAAAATCTAGAGTTAGTGTTTGTTTTGGTATTGGAAAGAGAATATTAACAGCCGATTTGCGAGTTCTAGATGACACTGCTGTTATCACTGACCTTGGTAGGGTTGGAAGTTTAAATAGTGTTATTGGTTGCGTTCCTGAACCTGAGATAGATAAATTTTTAAAAGGATTTCTACACAATCGATTTACTGAATCTTGGGAAGGGCTTGGTTTCAATGGCGCCATAGTTGAGATTGATGATAATGGTAAGGCTGTTTTTGTGGAGAATGTAAGGGAGTATATCAGTTTTAAAGGCGGTTTGGAAAGTCAAAGTGATATTTAAGATATTGATGGCCAGATCAATATTGCACACGAGCTGGAGGAGAAACAATGTATAAATATCTTGTAGAGGGTGGTTTTAAAATAAGTGGGAAAATAACTGCTAGTGGCAATAAGAATGCAGCTTTGCCTTGTATTGTAGCTGCTCTACTTACAGATGAAGAGGTTGTCTTGGAAAATATCCCAAATATTAAGGATGTAGATGTTATTTTAAAAATTTTAAAGGATTTGGGTGCTGAGGTTTTAAGAGATGGTAATACTGTCAGAATTAAGGTTTTAAATATTACCAAGACTGATATGGATTCTTCTTTAACGGATCTAATTAGAGCTTCTATTTTATTTGTTGGACCTATCCTTGCTAGGTGTGGAAAGGTTAACATTGCTCCTCCTGGTGGTGATGTTATTGGAAAGAGGAGACTTGATACTCATTTTTATGGGCTCAGAAAGCTTGGTGTTAAGTTAATAGATGACGAGCATCGGATTATTTTAGAAGTAGATAAACTGAATGGATCTGAGATGTTTTTGGATGAAGCATCAGTTACTGCCACTGAAAATATTATCATGGCCGCTGTTTTTGCTTATGGGGAAACCGTGATAATGAATGCTGCATGTGAACCGCATGTGCAAGATTTATGTAGAATGCTAAATACTATGGGGGCTAATATCGCTGGTATTGGTTCTAATATTATTAAAATAAAGGGTGTTGAAAAACTAAGGGGAACTAGGTTTCGTATAGGAGCTGATTTTATGCAGGTAGGTTCATTAATTAGCCTTTCTGCTTTAACAGGAGGGGAGCTTGAGATCAATAGAGCTGATCCTAGGCATTTTATTTTAATAAAACATGTATATTCAAAGCTTGGCATTGATTTTGAGTGTGATGAGGAGAATATATACGTCAAGGAGAGGCAAGATTTAAGGGTAAGGCTGGATTTTGGAGGGCATATTCCTAAAGTTGACGATGGGCCATGGCCTGCTTTTCCGACAGATCTTATGAGTATAGTTATAGTGACTGCTACTCAGGTGCAGGGTACTGTCCTTATTTTTGAAAAAATGTTTGAATCGAGAATGTTTTTTGTAGATAAACTGATAAAAATGGGTGCTCAAATTGTTCTTTGTGATCCACACCGAGTGGTAGTTACGGGGAAAACGATCCTTAAAGGGAGCATTCTATCTTCTCCTGACGTTAGGGCGGGTATGTCTTTGCTTATTGCAGCTCTTTGTGCTAGAGGGGAGAGTCAGATTCAAAATGTTTATCAGATCGAGAGGGGGTATGAGGACGTTGTTAGTAAGCTAAATTCTTTAGGGGCCAGGATCAAGAAAGTTTCAGAAGAATAGAAGCTTTATTTTATTGAAGGAGAATGCTTTTGGTAGTAAAGCAAGATAAGATAAGAGATCTTGTTATTAATGGAAATATATACAAAGTAATTTTTGTCATCGGTCTACCTTTAGTTGTCACTAACATTATTCAGATTTTTTATGAGTTAACTGACATGTTTTATGTAGGGAAACTTGGTACTCTATATGTAAGTGCGCTTTCTCTTATTTGGCCCATAAACTTTTTTATTGTCTCTCTGGAGATGGGTATGGGCATAGGTAGCGTGTCTTTAATAGCTAGAAGTTTTGGGGAGGGCAATTACAAGAAAACAGCTAGATACTCAGGGCAGCTATTAACCTTAAGCTTTCTTCTTTCTATACTGGTAGCTTTATTAGCATTCATTTTTATTGATTCGATTTTGGGTTATATCGGTGCTGTAGGAGAGCTTAGAAATTATGCAAGAGAGTATTTTTCTATAGCTATTTACGCGATACCTGTAATGTTTTTAAGCATGGCTATTGTATTCATACTAAATGCAATAGGCTCCACAGTGATTTCGATGATAATAATTTTGATTGCAAATATTGTTAATTTTATTCTTGATCCAATTTTGATATTTACTTTTGATCTAGGTATTGCTGGTGCTGCTTGGGCTACTCTTTTTTCAAAATTGGTTGCCGTTATAAGTTATCCCATTGCGGCTTTCTGTTTTAATAAATGTCTAAAAATTTATGTTAAAGATTTAATTCCTAACTTTGATTACTTGCTTCGAATGCTCAAAGGAGGTATTCCCGCATCTTTGAGTCAGGCTATGATATCTTTTTCTTTCATCATCTTCAATTCATTTATTGTAACAATCGGAACTGATTTTTTGGCTGCTTACGGTATTTCTAACATGATAGATACATTTTTATTTCTGCCCGCAATGGCTTTTAGTTCTGCTTTAGCAACAATAATCGGACAAAACCTAGGTATAAGTAAAATAAAAAGAGCCAGTGAGGCTTTGCGCAAGGGATTTTTTGTCATAGGCTTAGTTTCTATTTCTACAACATTAATTTTAATTATCAATAGAAATTTTTTAATATCTTTGTTTACCAACAATAAAACAGTTTTAGAATATTCAAATCACTATCTATTTTTTATTGCGATTGGTAGTGTTGGGTTTTCTTTTCAACTTGCTCTTCAGGGTGCTCTAATTGGTTCTGGTTTAACCAATTTAGTTATGGTTGTGACTTTTACTAGAGTGTGGCTTGTTGCAATGCCTATTATGTTAATTATTAAATATTTTGGTGTAATTTTTGAGTATATTTGGGTTTTTGCTGTAATTCCAAGTTATGCTGGGTTCTTTATTACTCTTGTTATTGTTCTTAACGGTTCTTGGAAGCACAAAAAGTTTACTAGTTGAGTAGTCTGTTTTGTTTGTGGTTTAAAATTAGATATTATAATTAAATAACTTATTTTAGAAACTTTGTGGTTTAGTAAAAATAAGTGATGAAAGGCGAGCTTCATATGGCAACGAATCAGGCTAAAACTAGAGAGTTAATATTGGCAGGGAATTTATATAAAG
This is a stretch of genomic DNA from Borrelia sp. P9F1. It encodes these proteins:
- the pgeF gene encoding peptidoglycan editing factor PgeF, with protein sequence MRVIEKDLHYEFELDPRFKLIYTKQPFDLSVKSISSDKLGFIPRGKKIKYLKQLHTNIVHEVFDDFVNFQVGDGLVSSSYNVALLAYYADCLPIYCFDSVKKYIGLIHSGYRGSFKLIILKMLLMFEKMGSNFGDLRVVFGPYNKACCYEISSEFLVKVKSKFSKKLLDVSFCRRNDRIYFDNGDFNLELVSGFNLDIKDSGLCTYCGHNLYSHRKHKSGRSYAAIWRV
- a CDS encoding MATE family efflux transporter, producing MLLVVKQDKIRDLVINGNIYKVIFVIGLPLVVTNIIQIFYELTDMFYVGKLGTLYVSALSLIWPINFFIVSLEMGMGIGSVSLIARSFGEGNYKKTARYSGQLLTLSFLLSILVALLAFIFIDSILGYIGAVGELRNYAREYFSIAIYAIPVMFLSMAIVFILNAIGSTVISMIIILIANIVNFILDPILIFTFDLGIAGAAWATLFSKLVAVISYPIAAFCFNKCLKIYVKDLIPNFDYLLRMLKGGIPASLSQAMISFSFIIFNSFIVTIGTDFLAAYGISNMIDTFLFLPAMAFSSALATIIGQNLGISKIKRASEALRKGFFVIGLVSISTTLILIINRNFLISLFTNNKTVLEYSNHYLFFIAIGSVGFSFQLALQGALIGSGLTNLVMVVTFTRVWLVAMPIMLIIKYFGVIFEYIWVFAVIPSYAGFFITLVIVLNGSWKHKKFTS
- a CDS encoding YmdB family metallophosphoesterase, with the protein product MALRVLIAGEVVGKPGIIVIKEFLSTFKKNKKIDFVVSGNNFTTGFRGLCKRHVFLLRKYGVDVLTLGENAFARSALGGELDKYSFVLKPLNYPARLKGYSYFVYNVSGIKVAVVRLVGQTGVMKHNFNNPFFAFDYLYEKIKLHTSNIIVLFDSNTTAETNAMFFYLKSRVSVCFGIGKRILTADLRVLDDTAVITDLGRVGSLNSVIGCVPEPEIDKFLKGFLHNRFTESWEGLGFNGAIVEIDDNGKAVFVENVREYISFKGGLESQSDI
- the recR gene encoding recombination mediator RecR, which codes for MIIKDLINLISRLPGIGKKTAVRMVYDILSSSEEYAKNLGQSLINLHSRIRKCKNCYNFTEGEFCDICIDLNRNRGLICVVETPQDLEVIESTREYDGVYFVLHGHLDPLKDIGPGKLNLDKLAGYARGLGALEVVVATEFSIEGDVTANYIKSILKDLDINVTRIASGLPVGGSVSSSDKVTTLRAFRLRLKI
- the murA gene encoding UDP-N-acetylglucosamine 1-carboxyvinyltransferase — translated: MYKYLVEGGFKISGKITASGNKNAALPCIVAALLTDEEVVLENIPNIKDVDVILKILKDLGAEVLRDGNTVRIKVLNITKTDMDSSLTDLIRASILFVGPILARCGKVNIAPPGGDVIGKRRLDTHFYGLRKLGVKLIDDEHRIILEVDKLNGSEMFLDEASVTATENIIMAAVFAYGETVIMNAACEPHVQDLCRMLNTMGANIAGIGSNIIKIKGVEKLRGTRFRIGADFMQVGSLISLSALTGGELEINRADPRHFILIKHVYSKLGIDFECDEENIYVKERQDLRVRLDFGGHIPKVDDGPWPAFPTDLMSIVIVTATQVQGTVLIFEKMFESRMFFVDKLIKMGAQIVLCDPHRVVVTGKTILKGSILSSPDVRAGMSLLIAALCARGESQIQNVYQIERGYEDVVSKLNSLGARIKKVSEE
- the lspA gene encoding signal peptidase II, which encodes MGMSRTRLINSYVFISVLVFFDQLSKYLIVQYVELGSEYLSIFGDFLKIIHVRNTGILFSIGSSMDNNLKNLFFLVLPIVVLIFVFYFSLNEKNGMIRVSLLLILSGGIGNIIDRLCRPLGVVDFLDVKFFGIFGLQRWPTFNFADSYVVIGIGLFAICDLFIKNRKN
- a CDS encoding Nif3-like dinuclear metal center hexameric protein, which codes for MNVKDLAFKLDDMFRVKDFKDIDKGLNGLQVGNLETGVSRIAFAVDASMMTLKEARDYDFLITHHGIFWSKSERIVSVMYEKIKYLIENEIALYSVHLPMDAHPIYSHSKVFSDFLGLEDSIPFANYRGADLGVISVANSNFSDILNKIRVHNKHILYYKEFKEYVCKVAIVSGSGYSFFEEALGHGVDLFITGDTSHQIYSLAEECGVNLIFAGHYFTETFGLIKLMEYFRSYAELQVKFIDKDTSL
- the lptB gene encoding LPS export ABC transporter ATP-binding protein, with the protein product MFLKKRDKIKSVKARLNVGCVNDVVLKADNIVKKYGEKVAVGGVTIDIHRGEVVGLLGPNGAGKTTTFYTIVGFIKSNSGRVLINNYDVSGLNMYERARIGIVYLPQEPSIFRELTVEDNILVALERREDLSQAERKIELVNLLKEFEIKRIQHQKAYTLSGGERRRAEIARALAVNPYFLLLDEPFAGIDPIAIGDIKNIIRVLKSKNIGVLITDHNVRDAFDIIDRAYIIYQGQVLDEGNVSYIVNSEKAKKLYLGEEFRL
- a CDS encoding nucleoside-diphosphate kinase, giving the protein MSSLIQKTLCIIKPDGVRRGLIGSVIARLERSGLKIVATKMVLANRKMAEEHYLYDDIAARHGEIVWQSLIDFIMSSPVFAFVVEGVESIEVVRKLCGSTEPKTASPGTIRGDFSYHSFNYANEKKFSIYNVIHAAANVEDALREIPIWFKENEIFAYKRNDEIEHYYD